A window of the Henckelia pumila isolate YLH828 chromosome 3, ASM3356847v2, whole genome shotgun sequence genome harbors these coding sequences:
- the LOC140888930 gene encoding uncharacterized protein: SLQPPPPPPSPIPTGEGSRSAAGPVLSDYIDKSTRVPELTLPQHVRRRELEEISYGSLLFRDNEAVRSFLRLAREKGVFRIGDHGIPTEELRLALAHSDRIFFGSAVECLTSYGDHEKLVWRGDDHGREMMEEAGRAVNIGDDNLRNLWKTMENLAGKMEEIAGELAEVIDEYLMDTKQSRMVMIVTGLMEKPNLSIHRYHRANIIDRISSSLMDETISGDQSGPYALSLHVLLESGELCVQTEDGKLLFGTSADAIVVTMGKQIEASFDSWNKMDHT; the protein is encoded by the exons CTCCGCCGCCGTCGCCGATCCCAACCGGTGAAGGCTCCCGGTCCGCCGCGGGTCCGGTTTTGTCCGACTACATAGACAAATCAACAAGAGTCCCCGAGTTAACTCTTCCTCAACACGTGCGTCGGCGTGAACTGGAGGAAATCAGTTACGGCTCGCTTCTGTTCAGAGACAACGAGGCTGTGAGAAGTTTTCTTAGATTGGCTAGGGAAAAGGGAGTGTTCCGGATCGGCGATCACGGGATTCCGACGGAGGAGCTGAGGCTGGCTCTGGCTCATAGCGACCGGATCTTCTTCGGATCTGCGGTGGAGTGTTTAACAAGTTACGGGGATCACGAGAAGCTCGTGTGGCGTGGCGATGATCACGGCCGAGAGATGATGGAGGAGGCTGGCCGCGCCGTGAATATTGGAGATGACAATCTTCGGAACCTCTGGAAAACCATGGAGAATTTGGCTGGTAAAATGGAGGAAATCGCGGGTGAATTGGCTGAGGtgattgatgaatatttaaTGGACACAAAGCAATCGAGAATGGTGATGATCGTCACTGGATTAATGGAAAAGCCCAATTTGAGCATTCACAGATACCATCGAGCCAACATAATCGATCGAATTTCGTCGTCGTTGATGGACGAAACAATTAGTGGAGATCAATCGGGGCCATATGCATTGAGCCTGCATGTTTTGCTGGAGTCGGGGGAGTTGTGTGTGCAAACAGAGGATGGGAAATTGTTATTTGGCACCAGTGCTGATGCCATTGTTGTCACCATGGGGAAGCAGATTGAG GCATCATTTGACTCTTGGAATAAGATGGATCATACATAA
- the LOC140886874 gene encoding serine/threonine-protein kinase STY13 isoform X2 — protein sequence MLNPCLLGQKLVRGPMEKFIKEVQFLHRYGDRIVAIKVLNCGNTLEERAVLEDRFVREVTMMSKVKHENLVKFIGACKDPIMVIVTELLPGMSLRKYLSSIRPNQLDLHVALSFALDIAQAMDCLHANGIIHRDLKPDNLLLTENQKSVKLADFGLAREESLTEMMTAETGTYRWMAPELYSTVTLRQGEKKHYNNKVDVYSFGIVLWELLTNRMPFEGMSNLQAAYAAAFKQARPTLPGDTPPDLAFIIHSCWVEDPNVRPSFSQIIRMINEFLFTLEPSSPSLPESDSSETEFTSNGAIIEFSPPAKGKFSFIRQLFAVKKARNSQ from the exons ATGCTAAATCCCTGTTTATTGGGTCAAAAATTGGTGAGGGGGCCCATGGAAAAGTTTATAAAGGAAG TGCAATTCCTTCACAGGTATGGTGACCGAATTGTTGCCATTAAAGTTCTCAATTGTGGTAATACTTTGGAAGAGAGAGCTGTCCTGGAGGATCGCTTTGTTCGGGAAGTCACAATGATGTCAAAAGTAAAGCACGAAAATCTTGTTAAG TTTATCGGAGCGTGTAAAGATCCCATTATGGTGATAGTAACAGAGTTGTTACCTGGAATGTCTCTTCGAAAATATCTCAGCAGCATACGTCCTAACCAGTTGGACCTGCATGTTGCATTAAGTTTCGCTCTTGATATTGCTCAAGCCATGGATTGTTTACATGCGAATGGCATTATTCACAGAGATTTAAAACCTG ACAATTTGCTGCTTACGGAGAATCAGAAATCTGTGAAGCTTGCTGATTTTGGTCTTGCAAGAGAAGAGTCTCTTACTGAAATGATGACTGCGGAAACTGGGACATACCGCTGGATGGCCCCTGAG TTGTACAGTACTGTGACACTTCGACAAGGGGAAAAGAAGCACTACAATAACAAAGTTGATGTTTACAGTTTTGGCATTGTTCTTTGGGAACTGCTGACAAATCGCATGCCATTTGAGGGGATGTCAAATTTGCAGGCCGCATATGCAGCTGCTTTTAAG CAAGCTCGGCCTACTCTTCCAGGGGACACACCACCTGATCTTGCCTTCATAATCCACTCATGCTGGGTCGAGGATCCGAACGTGCGACCCAGCTTCAGCCAGATCATTCGGATGATCAATGAATTTCTCTTTACCCTGGAACCCTCTTCTCCATCTTTGCCAGAATCTGACTCCTCTGAGACAGAATTTACAAGCAATGGGGCCATTATTGAGTTTTCTCCCCCAGCAAAAGggaaattttcttttattcgCCAACTTTTTGCTGTGAAAAAGGCCAGAAATTCGCAGTAG
- the LOC140886874 gene encoding serine/threonine-protein kinase STY13 isoform X1 translates to MNCGVKNGGYREVVEGEKSGRRSVEGISSQNGSTLAPMDLSIDERVLIDAKSLFIGSKIGEGAHGKVYKGRYGDRIVAIKVLNCGNTLEERAVLEDRFVREVTMMSKVKHENLVKFIGACKDPIMVIVTELLPGMSLRKYLSSIRPNQLDLHVALSFALDIAQAMDCLHANGIIHRDLKPDNLLLTENQKSVKLADFGLAREESLTEMMTAETGTYRWMAPELYSTVTLRQGEKKHYNNKVDVYSFGIVLWELLTNRMPFEGMSNLQAAYAAAFKQARPTLPGDTPPDLAFIIHSCWVEDPNVRPSFSQIIRMINEFLFTLEPSSPSLPESDSSETEFTSNGAIIEFSPPAKGKFSFIRQLFAVKKARNSQ, encoded by the exons ATGAACTGCGGTGTCAAGAACGGGGGATACAGAGAGGTGGTGGAGGGCGAGAAATCTGGCCGGAGATCAGTTGAAGGAATTTCATCACAGAATGGATCGACACTGGCCCCTATGGATTTATCCATTGATGAGAGAGTGCTAATTGATGCTAAATCCCTGTTTATTGGGTCAAAAATTGGTGAGGGGGCCCATGGAAAAGTTTATAAAGGAAG GTATGGTGACCGAATTGTTGCCATTAAAGTTCTCAATTGTGGTAATACTTTGGAAGAGAGAGCTGTCCTGGAGGATCGCTTTGTTCGGGAAGTCACAATGATGTCAAAAGTAAAGCACGAAAATCTTGTTAAG TTTATCGGAGCGTGTAAAGATCCCATTATGGTGATAGTAACAGAGTTGTTACCTGGAATGTCTCTTCGAAAATATCTCAGCAGCATACGTCCTAACCAGTTGGACCTGCATGTTGCATTAAGTTTCGCTCTTGATATTGCTCAAGCCATGGATTGTTTACATGCGAATGGCATTATTCACAGAGATTTAAAACCTG ACAATTTGCTGCTTACGGAGAATCAGAAATCTGTGAAGCTTGCTGATTTTGGTCTTGCAAGAGAAGAGTCTCTTACTGAAATGATGACTGCGGAAACTGGGACATACCGCTGGATGGCCCCTGAG TTGTACAGTACTGTGACACTTCGACAAGGGGAAAAGAAGCACTACAATAACAAAGTTGATGTTTACAGTTTTGGCATTGTTCTTTGGGAACTGCTGACAAATCGCATGCCATTTGAGGGGATGTCAAATTTGCAGGCCGCATATGCAGCTGCTTTTAAG CAAGCTCGGCCTACTCTTCCAGGGGACACACCACCTGATCTTGCCTTCATAATCCACTCATGCTGGGTCGAGGATCCGAACGTGCGACCCAGCTTCAGCCAGATCATTCGGATGATCAATGAATTTCTCTTTACCCTGGAACCCTCTTCTCCATCTTTGCCAGAATCTGACTCCTCTGAGACAGAATTTACAAGCAATGGGGCCATTATTGAGTTTTCTCCCCCAGCAAAAGggaaattttcttttattcgCCAACTTTTTGCTGTGAAAAAGGCCAGAAATTCGCAGTAG